CACATATGAACAGCATGTGGAATCGAAGGAGAGAGATGCGCGTACTTCTCACCGTGTTCGAGAGCTTTGTCAATCCGGTTAATTGTTTCGTAAGAGTGCACAAGATAATGATGAGCGGAGGCATGATCCGGCATGAGTTTCAATACCATCTCGTAGAACGCAATAGAAGAGGAAGTGCCACGCTGCCCCCTTCCCGATGCATTCGGCTCTTCTGCATTCGCTCGAAGCAACCAGAGCTGCGGATCGTTGAAATCAAAGGCGAGAGCGCTATCGATTTCCTTCTTGTAGTCCGCGTGTTTCGCTGGATCTTCCAGAGCATCCAAAGCAAACAGCTGTTTTGCGCGAATGGCTATTCGCCGGCGCTCGCGATCACAGATGGTTGACTCAAACGTTTTAGCTTTTTCCAAAAAGCGCTTTGCGCCATCCGGATCATTTAACCCTGAATGAACACGGCTCAATCCTACATACGCCATAGCAAGATTGGGATCCAGACGAATAGCTTCGTGAAACGAACGCGACGCTTCAATCCACACATAGGACTCCAGGTAGTTCAACCCCTGATCGTAATACTTTTGCGCTTTTTCGGATGATGTGGTGACTTTCTCGCTGGAATTGCCGATGCCGCTCCGCAAAGGCACGTCGCGTTCCAAAAGTCCGGCCGGAACGTACACCGGAGCATCAGCGCATGCCGCATGTGGATCCGCCTGCGCAAAGAGAGATCCAGCGAGCATCAGTAGCAGGATCGATGTTATGAAAAAATGAAGCATGGCTGCAGTTTAACGCAAAGACGCTAAGCCGCCAAGAAAAACCATTACAAATATTTCTTGTCGCCTACCATCACCAGCGTCATTTGATCCGCTTTGATATGACTTTTCACCAGTTGCTGCACTTTCTCAGGCGTGACTGCATAAACTTTTTTCACATAAGTTGTGAGGTAGTCAGCCGGCAAACCGTGAAGATCCTGAAAGTGCAACTGATTGATGATGCCGGAAGGGGAAGAATTTTGGAGCACAAAAACTCCGGCAACATAATTTTGAATCCCCAACAACTCTTGTACAGACGGTGGTTCGTTCTGCAGCCGTTCAATCTCTTTGTGAATCTCTTTGAGCGCAGCGGCCGTGTGTTCCGATGTAACATCGGCGAGCTCATACCATACTGCCGTACCAAGACCAGCCTGGAGAACACCCGAAGGCGAGTAGGTGTAACCTTTGTTTTCGCGAATGTTTGACGTAATCCGCGAACCAAAGGAGCCGGCCAGAAGCGCATTCGCGACCCGCAGAGCAATATAGTCGGGATCAGAAGGAGCAATCACCGGTAAGCCGAGTAAAATCGTGGTCTGAGGCGCGCCCTCACGTTCGATTGTTCCGTTTTGCTTTGCAAAAGATGGTTTCGCTACCGGATAGTTCACTGCAGGACCTTCCCTCCACTTTCCGAAAGCTTCTTCGATCGCATTTACCGCAGGTTCATGAGCAAACTTTCCGACAACATAAACCTTTGTCCGGCGCGCTCCAAAATTCGAATCGTAAAAAGCTTTTACCTTTGCAATGTCAAATGAATCCAGGATCTGTTCGGTAGGAAACATTCTGCCGTAAGGTTGATCCGGATAGAGCAGCGCTGAAAACTTCTCACTCGCCTGATTCTGCGGCACGCTCTTTTGAACATTCAGTTGCCGCTTTAGATCATTCTTCAATCTTGCGAGCTCCGACTCCGGAAATGTCGGGCGTGTCAGCACATCGGCGACCAGCTGGATAGCTTGCCCGGCAAACTCGGAAAGAACGGTTGTGCCTACCACCGCTTCGGTTCGTGATACGGATACCGTTAGTTCTCCTCCCATCGCCGCAACTTTGTTGGCGATGGCCTGAAAATTCATACCGGCAGCGCCTTCCCGCATCATGTCCGCTGTGAGATCCGCAAGCCATACTTCCTGTGGACCTTCATGCAAATTCCCCGTTTTGACAATAGCGGTCACAGTAACCTTGGGAGCCTGACCATAAGAAACCAGCACTGCTTCAAGGCCGTTGGCCAGCGATTTCGACTTCTTCTCAGGAATATTAAAATCCTTCGGACGACCCCCTTCCGGTGGCGTTTCTTTCTCCGCAAAAAGCGGAAGTACTGAAATCAAAAACAAAAAAAGAATCGAAAATATTAACCTTTTCATTTTGAATCCGCCTTGGCAGGTTGAAGAATCAGGACCGTGCGATTCGCCGCCGTTAGATACTTTTGCGCTGTTT
The window above is part of the bacterium genome. Proteins encoded here:
- a CDS encoding insulinase family protein encodes the protein MKRLIFSILFLFLISVLPLFAEKETPPEGGRPKDFNIPEKKSKSLANGLEAVLVSYGQAPKVTVTAIVKTGNLHEGPQEVWLADLTADMMREGAAGMNFQAIANKVAAMGGELTVSVSRTEAVVGTTVLSEFAGQAIQLVADVLTRPTFPESELARLKNDLKRQLNVQKSVPQNQASEKFSALLYPDQPYGRMFPTEQILDSFDIAKVKAFYDSNFGARRTKVYVVGKFAHEPAVNAIEEAFGKWREGPAVNYPVAKPSFAKQNGTIEREGAPQTTILLGLPVIAPSDPDYIALRVANALLAGSFGSRITSNIRENKGYTYSPSGVLQAGLGTAVWYELADVTSEHTAAALKEIHKEIERLQNEPPSVQELLGIQNYVAGVFVLQNSSPSGIINQLHFQDLHGLPADYLTTYVKKVYAVTPEKVQQLVKSHIKADQMTLVMVGDKKYL